TTCCGGCCGCGAATGGCTAACGCGGGGTCCCGCCCCATCGAGTAGCGGGATCCGGCGCGGGGCGGCGGTTCGGTTGTGATGCAGCGCAGTAAACTCCGCCTATGTGGCCTCTATGATATCCGTTCCCCCGACGCCTGCCGGAACCGCCTTTCGCGCCGGTGAATGGCGCAGCATGTATGTCCGTGCGGAAGCGTGAGGCTCCGGTCCCGGGGGCTTAAATATAGACCCGAAGCGATCCTCGACAGCCTACCGCGATGATCAACTCAAACGCGGCGACACGGCCTTGATCGTGCTGCCGGAGGAGGCGGTAGTGCCAGATAGCAAATTCCTTACACCTGACGAGGTGGCTGAACGCTACCGGGGCGGTGTTTCGGTTGGGACGCTTCGAAATTGGCGCGCGATGCGTCTCGGCCCGTCCTTCGTCAAAATTGGCAAGGCCGTGCTCTACCCCCTCCACGAGCTTGATGCGTGGGATGAAAAGAATAAGGTGCAGTGTCGTGCATCCAGGGGACTCGACGAGCACAGGGGTGATCAGGTGTGATGGTCACGTTCGGGCATGATCAACCGCTCCCAGTCTCCGGCACCAGTCCTCGTCCGATTTCAATTTATTGCATAACAATCAATGCCATAGAATACTGCAAGGCATGGTGCACAACCATCCCTCGGGCGATCCCTCGCCGTCCAACGCCGACATCGACATGACCCGCCAGGTCGCCAGCGCCTGCGAGGTCCTGCGGATCGCCGTCCACGACCACCTGATCGTCGGACGCCACGGAGTCGCCAGCTTCAAGGCCTTGGGATTGCTCTAAGGTTGCAATTTGGACGGGGGCCTTGCTCCGCCCGGCGCAAACGCCCAGACATATCGGCAAAGCGACAATGCTGGGGAGATCTTCGCTGGTGGCTGATCGAGAGCCAAGCGCGACTTCGGGAGAGCCGACCTTGGCGGACGCCGGTGAGGCACGGCGCTTCGCCAGCTACCTTGGAGAGAGCCTGGACGGCTTTCGCGAGGGCTTTTTCAGCCTCGACAAGAATTGGCGGTTCATAGCCTGCAACAAGGTTTGCGAGCAGCACATGGGCTTCAGCGCCGAAGCGGTGCTGGGGAGAGATTTCTGGACGGTGTTTCCGCGCATCGCTGACCTGCCGCTCGGCGACCTGATGCGTGAAGTGATGTCGTCGCGACGCCCAGCGCTACGGGAGGCCTATTCGGCGCTTTATCCCGAGATATTGCTGGCGCTGCGCTGCAATCTCCTCGGCGAAGGGATCGCCGTCGCCTTTCGCGACATCACCCGGACGCGCAAGGCTGAGAACCGCCTCCGCGAGAGCGAGGCGCGTTTCCGCGCCACCGCCGACTCGGCGCCTGCGGCGATCTGGATCACTGACGTGCCGGGCGACATCGAGTTCGTGAATCAGGCCTTCTTCGAATACGCTGGCCGCCCGCGCGAGGGCCTGCTGGGCAAGGCCTGGCTCACCCTGCTGCACCCCGACGATGCGCCGACGGTCCTGGCGCGGCGCGAAGCCGCGCGGGTCAACAACGACGCCTACGAATTCGAGGCGCGCTTCCGCTTCGGCACAGGCGAATGGCGCTGGATGCGGGCCTCGGCCAAGCCGCGCATCGACCCCGACGGAGTCTTTCAAGGCTACGTCGGGCTAGCCATTGATGTGACCGAGACACGCGCCGCCGAGAATCGCCAGCAGCTCCTGATCAATGAGCTGAACCATCGGGTGAAGAACACGCTCGCCACGATCCAGTCGATCGCACGCCAAACCTTCCGCGACGCTGTGGTCAGCCGCGAGGCGCGCAACCTTTTCACGGACCGTCTGATGGCCCTGTCGGCGGCCCACAACGTCCTGACGCGCGAGAACTGGGACGCGCCGGAACTGACCGGAGTGGCCACAGAGGCCGTTCAGGCCTACGACGACCCGCGTGCGCCGCGGATCCGGCTCAACGGCCCGCCGGTGCGTATACGCCCCAATGCGGCCTTGGCCATTTCTCTCGCGCTGCATGAGCTGGCGACCAACGCGACCAAGTACGGCGCCCTTCGCGCCAAGGATGGCTACGTCGACCTGGAGTGGACGCTCTCCGGCGACGGCGCCCAGGTCGAGGTGCGTTGGTGCGAGGTCGGCGGCCCGCCCGTCGCAGCGCCCCCGTCCCATGGATTCGGATCGAGGTTGCTGGGCTCCGGTCTCGCCGGCGAACTCGGCCAGCCGGCCATCATGGACTGGCGCGCCGATGGCCTCGTTTGCCGAATCGTCGCTCCCGTCTTTGCGTGACTGAGCCTTCTGACCATTCCCCGGCCGAGAGCGGGCCCGACGTTCTGTTGGCGGCCTATTTCGCGCGAAGGGCCAATCTCGTGCGGTTCTTCGCCGCCCGCGCCGGCGCGGGCGCGGCTGACGATCTGGCGCAAGAGCTTTATCTGAAGATCGTGTCGCGCCCTGATACGCTGACTGTGCAGTCGCCGGCCGCGCTCCTCTATCGCATGGCGTCCAACCTTTTGCTGGACGGGGCGCGCAGCGCGCGGCGCTCGGCCGTGCGCGAGACCGCCTGGCGCGACGATTCGCGGCCGCGCCTGGGACTGGAGGAGGTCTCGGCCGACGCGCCCGCTGACGAGGCGATCATCGAGCGCGAACGCATCGCCCGCCTGGTCGAGGCCGTCGCCGACCTACCCCCGCAAATGGGCCGCGCCTTCCGCCTGCATAAGCTCGAAGGCCGCAGCCAGGCCGAGACCGCCCAGGCCATGGGCGTCTCCGTCAAGGCGATCGAAAAGCATATCGCCGCGGCGATGAAGGCCCTGACCGGAAGGCTGCGGTCGTGATCGCAGCGAAATTCTTAAGCAGAGGTAGGGGCGAGGCTGGGACGTGGCGTCTTGTCCTATGTCGTGGGCGAGTCCCGTCCGCGCGAAAGGTGCGCTCATGAGCGAACGGCTACAGGTTGCGGAGGATCGTCTGGCGCAAGCCAGCGACTGGTTCGCACGCCTGGGCGCCGGCGCTGAGCTCGCCGACGACGAAGCCCTGGCTTTTGACGCCTGGCTCGACGCCGACCCGGCCAACACCGAGGCGTTCGACGCGGTGACGGCCACGGCCGAGGCCTATGAGGCGGCCGCCCCTCAGGTTCTCGCCGGCCTGGAGCTTGAGAGCGTCCGGCGCGCCAAGCGGCTTGCGACGGGAAAGCCGGCCTTCGGCCGGCGCGGCTTCCTGGCTATGGGCGGCCTGGCCGCGGCCGCAGCCGCCGCCTTCATCATCACGCCTTCGCTTCTGCCCTCGCCGACCGAGATCTACTCGACCGGTGTCGGTGAAAAGCGCACGGTCACGCTGTCTGACGGTTCGACCGTCGACCTGAACGCTCAGACGCGGATGACCGTCAGCTTCCGTCACGGCGAACGCCGGGTCAGCCTGCCGGAAGGCGAAGCGATCTTCGATGTGGCAAAGGACGCTGACCGGCCTTTCACCATCGACGCCGGCCGGTACGCCGTGCGCGTGGTCGGTACGCAGTTCGATGTACGCAACCGGCCCGAGGGCCTGAGCGTCGCCGTAAGCCGCGGGATCGTCGAGGTGCGCCCAACCGCCGAGCCTGGCGCGCGCGTGTTCCGCCTGCATCATGGCCAGCGTTTCAAGGTCGCCCTGCAAGGCCAGCCCGAACTCAGCCAAGTTGATCCCGGAGAGGCTTTCGCCTGGCGGGCGGGCCGCATGATCTACCGTAGCGAGCCCTTGTCGGCAGTCGTGGCGGACCTCAATCGCGAATTTCATCAACCGATCCGCATCTCCGATGCGCGCCTGAAGGACATGCCGATCACGGGCGTTCTCGTGCTCGACAACCAGGCCGATGTGGTGCATCGCCTGACCTTGATGCTGCCGGTGAGCGCAGTACCTTCCGAACAGGGCGTCCTGCTTCGGGCGAGGTAGGGCCCCCGCACGTTCAGGGGGGTAAACGATCCGAAAGTCGGCGTCCGGCCTGGCGGCCTTAATCGGCGCGGCGGTGTTCGCTGCGGCGGGCTCGCCCGTGCTCGCCGCTCCCCCGAAACTGAATTTTCGCATCACCCCAAAGCCTTACAGCGAAGCTTTGATAGACCTGGCCCTGCAGGCCGACATCTCGCTGCTGGGCGCCGCCGCCTGCCGTGGGACGAGCCCGACGCTGGTCGGCCGCTACACGATCGAGCAGGCGCTTCACCGCCTGCTGGCCGACGCCAACTGCGACTGGCGCATGCCGGCCGCCGGGGTGGTGCAAATCTCGCCCTTGCGGCGCGCGGCGCCTGAGCCTGCGCCGCCCACCACCGTCTCAGAGGTCCTGATCACCGTCACCAAGCGGGTCGAGGCCGCCAACCGCCTGGCCGCTTCCGTCAGCACCCTGTCACGGCGCGCCTTGGCCGAAACCGGCTCAGTCGATCCGGCCGACATCTCGGGCCAGCTCTCAGGCCTGCTGACCACCGACTTGGGACCGGCCCGCGACAAACTGCTGCTCCGCGGCCTGTCGGACGGCGCCTTCACCGGGCGATCGCGTTCGACGGTCGGAACCTACCTCGACGACGCACCGCTCAACTACAACGCCCCGGATCCCGACCTGCGTCTGGTCGATGTCGAACAGGTCGAGCTCGTCCGCGGACCACAAGGCGCGCTCTATGGCGGCGGCTCGCTGAGCGGGGTCTTCCGCATCGTGACGCGCAAGCCCGACCTCTACGCCTATGAGGGCGAGGCCCGCGTCACCGGCGCCTACACCTCGAAGGGCGATCCCAGCCACGCCGTCGAGGCGATCGGCAACTTCCCCCTGGTCGAGGGCAGGCTCGGCCTGCGGATCGCCACCTATGAAGAGGGCCAGGGCGGATATCTCGACGACCTGAACCTGGACCTGAAGGATGTGGATCGGACCACGCGCTACGGCGGGCGCGTGACGCTCGCCTTCCAGGCCAACGACACCTGGTCTGCGACGCTCTCGGCGACAGGCCAGCACCTGGCGTCTGACGACACCCACTATACCGTTCGCGGATTCGGGCTGACACGGCTGCAGAACCTGCAGGAACCGCACGACAACGATTTCGGCCTGGTCAGCGCCAACCTTCGCGGCGCCTTCGACTGGGGTGAACTCGCCGCGACGACGGCCTACGTTCAGCACCGCTACGCCAGCCTCTATGACGCCTCCCGCGTGATCAGCGACTTCAGCGACCTCGGCAATGGCGTCGGCGTCTACACCGAGAGTACGCGCACGGAAATGGCCGTCCAGGATATCGTCCTGACCTCTCACGGCGCTGGCCGTTTCGGCTGGCTGGCGGGCGCCTATGGGGCGTTGACCAACGAATCAGCGCCGAACCGTATCTTCGCCGGCCAAGGCGCCTCGCAGACGATCGCCTATGTGGACGACCGGCGCGATCGCATCCGCGATCTGGCCCTCTATGGCGAAGCTTCGCTGGAGGTCTTGCCCGGCTGGACCGCGGCTCTGGGCGCGCGCGCGTTCCGCACCGAGGTCCGCACCCGATCGGACGTGTGGTCCGAACGGGGGCCCGCACGCGGCGTCAGTCGCACAATACGCACCACCGGCCTGTCGCCTAAGTTCACCCTGCAGCGGGAACTCGCCAGAGGCGACACGCTCTATGGCGTCATCTCGCAGGGCCACCGGGCGGGCGGGGTCAACACCGGCGGCATTGACCCCCTCACCGCGGGTCGGGAGGCGTTTTCATCCGATCGCCTCACCAACTTCGAGTTGGGCGGCAAGTTCAGGCTGCTTCACCGTCGAATGTCGCTCAACGCCGCCCTCTTTTACGATGTCTGGACCAACATCCAGACCGACCAGTTCCGCGACTCCGGCCTGCTCTATGTCGCCAACGTCGGCGACGCTGCGATCATGGGCCTGGA
This is a stretch of genomic DNA from Phenylobacterium immobile (ATCC 35973). It encodes these proteins:
- a CDS encoding RNA polymerase sigma factor, giving the protein MTEPSDHSPAESGPDVLLAAYFARRANLVRFFAARAGAGAADDLAQELYLKIVSRPDTLTVQSPAALLYRMASNLLLDGARSARRSAVRETAWRDDSRPRLGLEEVSADAPADEAIIERERIARLVEAVADLPPQMGRAFRLHKLEGRSQAETAQAMGVSVKAIEKHIAAAMKALTGRLRS
- a CDS encoding FecR family protein; translated protein: MSERLQVAEDRLAQASDWFARLGAGAELADDEALAFDAWLDADPANTEAFDAVTATAEAYEAAAPQVLAGLELESVRRAKRLATGKPAFGRRGFLAMGGLAAAAAAAFIITPSLLPSPTEIYSTGVGEKRTVTLSDGSTVDLNAQTRMTVSFRHGERRVSLPEGEAIFDVAKDADRPFTIDAGRYAVRVVGTQFDVRNRPEGLSVAVSRGIVEVRPTAEPGARVFRLHHGQRFKVALQGQPELSQVDPGEAFAWRAGRMIYRSEPLSAVVADLNREFHQPIRISDARLKDMPITGVLVLDNQADVVHRLTLMLPVSAVPSEQGVLLRAR
- a CDS encoding HWE histidine kinase domain-containing protein → MADAGEARRFASYLGESLDGFREGFFSLDKNWRFIACNKVCEQHMGFSAEAVLGRDFWTVFPRIADLPLGDLMREVMSSRRPALREAYSALYPEILLALRCNLLGEGIAVAFRDITRTRKAENRLRESEARFRATADSAPAAIWITDVPGDIEFVNQAFFEYAGRPREGLLGKAWLTLLHPDDAPTVLARREAARVNNDAYEFEARFRFGTGEWRWMRASAKPRIDPDGVFQGYVGLAIDVTETRAAENRQQLLINELNHRVKNTLATIQSIARQTFRDAVVSREARNLFTDRLMALSAAHNVLTRENWDAPELTGVATEAVQAYDDPRAPRIRLNGPPVRIRPNAALAISLALHELATNATKYGALRAKDGYVDLEWTLSGDGAQVEVRWCEVGGPPVAAPPSHGFGSRLLGSGLAGELGQPAIMDWRADGLVCRIVAPVFA
- a CDS encoding helix-turn-helix transcriptional regulator, producing MLPEEAVVPDSKFLTPDEVAERYRGGVSVGTLRNWRAMRLGPSFVKIGKAVLYPLHELDAWDEKNKVQCRASRGLDEHRGDQV
- a CDS encoding TonB-dependent receptor gives rise to the protein MIDLALQADISLLGAAACRGTSPTLVGRYTIEQALHRLLADANCDWRMPAAGVVQISPLRRAAPEPAPPTTVSEVLITVTKRVEAANRLAASVSTLSRRALAETGSVDPADISGQLSGLLTTDLGPARDKLLLRGLSDGAFTGRSRSTVGTYLDDAPLNYNAPDPDLRLVDVEQVELVRGPQGALYGGGSLSGVFRIVTRKPDLYAYEGEARVTGAYTSKGDPSHAVEAIGNFPLVEGRLGLRIATYEEGQGGYLDDLNLDLKDVDRTTRYGGRVTLAFQANDTWSATLSATGQHLASDDTHYTVRGFGLTRLQNLQEPHDNDFGLVSANLRGAFDWGELAATTAYVQHRYASLYDASRVISDFSDLGNGVGVYTESTRTEMAVQDIVLTSHGAGRFGWLAGAYGALTNESAPNRIFAGQGASQTIAYVDDRRDRIRDLALYGEASLEVLPGWTAALGARAFRTEVRTRSDVWSERGPARGVSRTIRTTGLSPKFTLQRELARGDTLYGVISQGHRAGGVNTGGIDPLTAGREAFSSDRLTNFELGGKFRLLHRRMSLNAALFYDVWTNIQTDQFRDSGLLYVANVGDAAIMGLEAEAGYAVSGLSLSANLLASRTDILRANPEFAQQLAKGLPNAPDISFGLVASYRRDFARSLAWRVTGAASYVGASRVTFDPALSSKMGDYVRLKFAAALSGRGWNAELFVTNPLDQLANTFAFGNPFTFVQVNQSTPQRPLTLGLTLSAFR
- a CDS encoding JAB domain-containing protein, which translates into the protein MVHNHPSGDPSPSNADIDMTRQVASACEVLRIAVHDHLIVGRHGVASFKALGLL